A region of the Muricauda sp. MAR_2010_75 genome:
GCCAACTGATCCCCCGCTCTAATGCGTTGGGCCAACTCCACTTCCTCTTGAGCAGTAATCAAATCAATTTTACTGATATCCTGTAGGTATTTGTCAAGGGATTTGGATTCTCGGTTGGTGACCTGTTTGATGATTTTTAACTGCCTCATTCTTAATTATGGTTTGTACGTGTTATAAGCTTACATTATACATTATAAAAGCCTATTTTCCAAGTCTCAAATGTTATTGTTATCAAAATGTTATGAGCAAAACAGCAAAAATTTTAAAAAGTGCTCATTTTATCCATTGTTGATAGTATCTTAATAGAAATGCGATCCTAGTGTTCCAACGTACTCCAAAAAACTCCTAATTTTGTAGGGTTTGTTAATTCAGAATACAAAAGCCATTTTTCCCTTGGAAGTAAAAAAAGGAGTAAACAAAAAAACATTATACGATTACCAGCAAGAAGATTTACGCAAAATCTTCAAGCACTTAGATGAAATGCCCGAGGGCACCAATTTGCTGTACCAACTTCCCACAGGTGGGGGAAAAACTGTTGTTTTTTCTGAAATAACCCGAAAGTACATCCAAAACACGGGCAAAAAGGTGATGGTGCTCACGCACCGGATTGAGCTGAGCAAGCAGACCTCTCAAATGCTCCACGGGTTTGGTGTGGCCAACAAAGTCATCAACAGCGAGGTCAAAGAACTGTACGATCAGGATGATTATATGTGCTTTGTGGCCATGGTCGAAACCCTCAATAATCGCCTTCAGGAAGAAAAAGTGACCATTAACAATATTGGTCTGGTCATTATTGATGAAGCCCACTATAATTCCTTCCGGAAACTCTTTAAATATTTTGATAAGGCCACCATTCTTGGGGTGACGGCAACGCCGTTGAGTTCCAACATTAAACTCCCCATGAAGGACAATTACAAGCATTTGATCATTGGGGAATCCATTAAATCGTTGATTGAAAAAGGGTTTTTGGCCAAGGCCAATCTCTACAATTACGATGTGAGCCTTAAAACCCTTAAACTGGGCATCCATGGGGACTATACCGTAAAATCATCAGATGAATTCTACGGAAACCACAGTATGCTGGGCAAACTATTAACGGCCTATGAGGAAATTGCAAAGGGAACCAAAACCTTGATTTTCAACAATGGTATCAACACGTCGCTGTACGTCTACGAAACCTTTAAAAAGGCAGGCTACAACATTCGCCATTTGGACAATAAAAACACGGCCACGGAAAGGCGCGAAATTTTGGACTGGTTTGCGGAAACCCCGGATGCCATCCTCACCTCCGTCAGTATCTTGACTACAGGTTTTGATGAGCCTACCGTGCAATCCATTATCCTGAACCGAGCTACGAGATCACTCACCCTATATTTTCAGATGATCGGGCGCGGTTCCCGGGTATTGCCAGATAAGGACGAGTTCAATGTTATTGATATGGGGAACAATATTGCCCGTTTTGGGCCGTGGGATGTTCCCGTAGATTGGCAAGAAATCTTTCATTTTCCTGATTTTTATTTGGAGAATATTAAAAATGATGAGGAAATTGAGCGCGACTTTGTCTATGAAATGCCCGATGAACTCAAGGCCAAGTTCAGCAAATCCGATGACATCACCTTCGATATTAAAGCAGAGTACAAAAAAGTGTTTGCCGAAGGGAAAAAATCCAAAGAGGTTCTGGAGCGAAGCATTGAACAGCATGCCAAAATTTGTGTGGAAAACAGTGAAGATGTGTTTGATGCCCGGATTCTGGCCAAAGAACTCAAGGATGAAATTGCGTACCGGGTGCGCCAATATTCCTATTGCATCATGAACAACACCAAAAACTACAAGGAGTGGTTGGAGGAGGACTATGAGCGAAAACTCCGCTCCAGTATTTCCAAGAAGTTTGCCGCAATGCTTTAGCCATGAAAAAGGCCTTCTTTATCGGATATGTTTGGCCTGAGCCCAACACTACGGCAGCAGGACACCGTATGGTCCAATTACTGGAAGCCTTTCAAAGTTTCGGGTATCAGATTACTTTTGGTTCCACCGCGGTGAAAACGGAATACAGTTTGGATTTAGATGCATTCGGTATCGATTCAGTGTCTATTGCATTGAACGATTCCAGTTTTGACGATTTCATCAAAATGCTGAAACCCGATGTTGTGGTCTTTGACCGTTTTATGATTGAGGAACAATTTGGTTGGCGGGTGGCCGAATTTGCTCCACAAGCCCTTCGGATATTGAATACCGAGGACCTCCATGCCTTGCGAAAGGCTAGGGAAGAGGTTCATAAAAAGAATCTATCCTTCACTATTGATGATTGGAAAAACCACCCCATGACCTTGCGGGAAGTGGCCAGTGTTTATCGTTCCGATATTACGTTACTGGTTTCCACTTATGAAATGGAGATTCTTCGGAATGAATTGAATATTCCTGAATCATTGCTTTTCCATTTGCCTCTGATGTTGGATAAATTGAATGAATCTTTAGTTTCAAAATGGCCCAAGTTTGAAGAACGAAAAGATTTTATCTGTATTGGAAATGGCAAGCATGCCCCAAATGTAGATTCCATTCAAATATTAAAAAATGAGATATGGCCACGCATTCACAAACAACTCTCTGAGGCTAATCTTTATGTGTATGGTGCCTATTTACCCCAACAGGTTAAAGAAATGCACCAGTCAAAAGAGGGCTTTCATGTTGTTGGCTGGAAAAAAAACATTGAAAACGTTCTCAAAAATGCTCGCTTGCTTCTGGCTCCCTTACAGTTTGGAGCTGGAATCAAGGGAAAATTATTGGATGCCATGTGCTATGGAACACCAAGTGTCACCACAACCATTGGCGCTGAAGGAATGTTAGGAGATTTACCTTGGAATGGTACCATTTCTGATGAATGGAGCTCTTTTGCAAATGCTGCTGTTGAATTGTATCAAAATCGCAAAAAATGGAACGAAGCACAAAAAAATGGGGCAGTGCTCATCAACAATTTGTATGAAAAAGAATTCCAAAAGCAATCACTGAAACAAAAAATTGAAGCAACAGCACAAAACCAGGATTCTCATCGGTCCAAAAACTTCATAGGACGAATGCTACAACACCATACCCAAGCCAGCACCAAATACATGGCGAAGTGGATCGAGGCAAAAAACAGTTGAACCTACCGTTTTCTCAACTCAAAAATATCCTTTCTCCTGTCCTTTAAATTTCTTACGGCACCAAATTGATGCAGTTCCCGTAATAGGTCAATATCCAAGTCCGCAATAAGTATCATTTCAGTATTGGGTGTTGCTTCAGCTTTGATCCCATTGGTAGGAAATGAAAAATCGCAGGGGGTAAAGACCATGGACTGGGCAAACTGGATGTCCATATTATGAACATTGGGCAGGTTACCAACGCTTCCTGCAATGGCCACATAGCATTCATTTTCTATGGCTCTGGCCTGTGCACAATTCCGAACTCGGGAATACCCATTTTGGGTATCAGTCAAAAAAGGAACGAAGAGGATGTCCATTCCCTCATCGGCAAGAAGTCGACTTAATTCAGGAAACTCTGAATCATAGCATATAAGGACCCCTATTTTACCACAATCCGTATCAAAAACCTTGAGTTCCTTGCCGCCCTGTAACCCCCATACTTTGGCCTCATCGGGGGTAACGTGCAATTTTTCATACCGCTCCACGGTTCCATTTCTTTTGCATAAATAGCCAACATTGTACAGCTTTCCGTCCTTTATTTCGGGCATACTCCCTGCAATAATGTTGATATTGTACGAGATGGAAAAATTGGAAAATTTTTGTACGATTTCTTCGGTATGCTTTGCCAATTCCCGAATAGCCTCCGCTTCGCCCAAATGGTTGTTTTTAGCCATTAGTGGCGCATTGAAAAATTCTGGAAATAGTGCAAAATCTGAGCGATATCCTGAAACAGCATCAATAAAATATTCGGCTTGCTGAAGTAAGGAGTCAATATTTTCATACGGACGCATTTGCCATTGAATGAGCCCCAACCGTACCACCTTTTTCTTGGTAGCTGCCTTTTTTATCGGCTTTTCATAATAAATATTGTCCCATTCCAAGAGCACCGCAAATTCCCTGGAGGCTTCATCACCTTCCAAATATCCTTTTAATATTCTGGCCGGATGAAAATCATTTGATATTTGAAAGTTCAGTACGGGGTCCTCAATTTCTTTTCTCCGTACTTTTTCAATGTATTCCTTGGGACTCATTTCTTGCGAATATCTATGGTAATTGGGAATCCTTCCCCCAAAAGCTATTCCTTTGAGGTTCATTTTTTCGCAAAGTTCCTTTCTGTAATCGTACAACCTTCTCCCCAGTCGTAGCCCTCTAAATTCAGGCTTGATGAAAATATCTATGCCATATAACATATCGCCTTCAGGGTCATGGGAATCAAAAGTGTAGTCCGCAGTGATTTGCCGATACGTGTGACTATCATCAAATTTGTTGTAGTCGATAATAATGGATAGGGCACATCCCGCGATTTGACCATTGACTTTGATGACCACCTGGCCTTCTTGAAATTTATCGAGCAATGTCTGAATATGGTGCTCTTTCCAAAAAGCTTCCGGCATGGTAGAGTAAGCCGAGACCATGACATCCTTTATCTCCAAATAATCCTCAAACTGAAGATATTGTAATTCTATAGTATCAATTTCGCTGATTTTCATTCAATTCATTTTTAATCATCAATAAAATTTTGGTGAGCCCTTCACAATATATTCCGTTAGGTCATTTATAGCTCTTTTTCAAAGTAAAAATTGCTACTTCCGATAATCCAAAGCTGGTTTTCTGTCCCCCAACAACGCTTCGTATGTAAAATCCGCCCCCCTTCGTTCCTCGAATTCTGCTTTCGCTTTTTCCAATACTTCTGGTGAATTATAGAGGTCAATGGCGGACAAGGCCATCGTTTTGGC
Encoded here:
- a CDS encoding DEAD/DEAH box helicase — translated: MEVKKGVNKKTLYDYQQEDLRKIFKHLDEMPEGTNLLYQLPTGGGKTVVFSEITRKYIQNTGKKVMVLTHRIELSKQTSQMLHGFGVANKVINSEVKELYDQDDYMCFVAMVETLNNRLQEEKVTINNIGLVIIDEAHYNSFRKLFKYFDKATILGVTATPLSSNIKLPMKDNYKHLIIGESIKSLIEKGFLAKANLYNYDVSLKTLKLGIHGDYTVKSSDEFYGNHSMLGKLLTAYEEIAKGTKTLIFNNGINTSLYVYETFKKAGYNIRHLDNKNTATERREILDWFAETPDAILTSVSILTTGFDEPTVQSIILNRATRSLTLYFQMIGRGSRVLPDKDEFNVIDMGNNIARFGPWDVPVDWQEIFHFPDFYLENIKNDEEIERDFVYEMPDELKAKFSKSDDITFDIKAEYKKVFAEGKKSKEVLERSIEQHAKICVENSEDVFDARILAKELKDEIAYRVRQYSYCIMNNTKNYKEWLEEDYERKLRSSISKKFAAML
- a CDS encoding carbon-nitrogen hydrolase family protein, whose product is MKISEIDTIELQYLQFEDYLEIKDVMVSAYSTMPEAFWKEHHIQTLLDKFQEGQVVIKVNGQIAGCALSIIIDYNKFDDSHTYRQITADYTFDSHDPEGDMLYGIDIFIKPEFRGLRLGRRLYDYRKELCEKMNLKGIAFGGRIPNYHRYSQEMSPKEYIEKVRRKEIEDPVLNFQISNDFHPARILKGYLEGDEASREFAVLLEWDNIYYEKPIKKAATKKKVVRLGLIQWQMRPYENIDSLLQQAEYFIDAVSGYRSDFALFPEFFNAPLMAKNNHLGEAEAIRELAKHTEEIVQKFSNFSISYNINIIAGSMPEIKDGKLYNVGYLCKRNGTVERYEKLHVTPDEAKVWGLQGGKELKVFDTDCGKIGVLICYDSEFPELSRLLADEGMDILFVPFLTDTQNGYSRVRNCAQARAIENECYVAIAGSVGNLPNVHNMDIQFAQSMVFTPCDFSFPTNGIKAEATPNTEMILIADLDIDLLRELHQFGAVRNLKDRRKDIFELRKR
- a CDS encoding glycosyltransferase, whose amino-acid sequence is MKKAFFIGYVWPEPNTTAAGHRMVQLLEAFQSFGYQITFGSTAVKTEYSLDLDAFGIDSVSIALNDSSFDDFIKMLKPDVVVFDRFMIEEQFGWRVAEFAPQALRILNTEDLHALRKAREEVHKKNLSFTIDDWKNHPMTLREVASVYRSDITLLVSTYEMEILRNELNIPESLLFHLPLMLDKLNESLVSKWPKFEERKDFICIGNGKHAPNVDSIQILKNEIWPRIHKQLSEANLYVYGAYLPQQVKEMHQSKEGFHVVGWKKNIENVLKNARLLLAPLQFGAGIKGKLLDAMCYGTPSVTTTIGAEGMLGDLPWNGTISDEWSSFANAAVELYQNRKKWNEAQKNGAVLINNLYEKEFQKQSLKQKIEATAQNQDSHRSKNFIGRMLQHHTQASTKYMAKWIEAKNS